One Gadus chalcogrammus isolate NIFS_2021 chromosome 4, NIFS_Gcha_1.0, whole genome shotgun sequence DNA segment encodes these proteins:
- the irak3 gene encoding interleukin-1 receptor-associated kinase 3 isoform X1 yields the protein MTRPMDKMDRTTFLYNVPPSLIEHLCKIIDSGDDQFGWRGLAARIVPSWLEVRRAERLEAAGRSPARELLWTWAQQNPTVADLVRVLEDMGHHWALQLFVQPGESLYYDQCRRPTDDLPVSRGHFSPPVKCEESDQLDESFLHQVGLLRFSPSSTGSEPEGAEGRALTYDDVVGGTKHFHHDLKIAAGSLSDTYKGTLGAETFVVKRFKTGNDPSWKERWDSFTGDTEVHHLFQHPNILNLLGCFLEDGNHCVVYPYLPNGSLHQRLHDLQPAQPLSWQQRLSVIKGAAKGLHHLHTAPLQPLICGNITSAHVLLDHALRPQLSNVGLSRLRPPPSRQTTALSTQSIHGNLGYLPPEFIRHDGKPSCSLDVYSFGMVMMETITGRKVVEETPKRSLLRDLLSLERDDSGGSVDSCVRFLDGEAGSWPYPTARSLLRLALDCTAGRPRNRPCMDTVLRELSQLLPVPSLLSSAPPPFSADGGRDPHYREPGLPLTSHPPSTPPPPPPPPSPPPPPLQSHPPSEDGYDDGSYVASGLGPDSAKPLPREFSQSELIFWSSCEDTPGRHETGGDLMAPAPGRLTEARVGAVEVEGGAAAAAAVDLYNSWPVQCSCQADSGELGCEDCRANGFTLEHSDTPPFSEAACYSSWNVVENPAKQTLRAKLALYNEGVLNTEELVSL from the exons ATGACCAGACCCATGGACAAAATGGACCGTACCACTTTCCTGTACAACGTGCCGCCCAGCCTCATCGAGCACTTGTGCAAAATCATCGACAGCGGGGACGACCAGTTCGGCTGGCGCGGATTAG CCGCGCGCATCGTGCCGAGCTGGCTCGAGGTGCGGCGCGCGGAGCGGCTCGAGGCGGCGGGCAGGAGCCCCGCGCGGGAGCTGCTGTGGACGTGGGCTCAGCAGAACCCGACCGTGGCGGACCTCGTCCGGGTGCTGGAGGACATGGGACACCACTGGGCGCTGCAGCTTTTTGTCCAGCCAGGTGAATCACTATACTACG ATCAGTGTAGAAGGCCGACGGACGATCTACCGGTGTCACGTGGGCACTTTTCACCGCCTGTAAAATGCGAG GAATCCGATCAACTGGACGAGAGCTTTCTCCATCAAGTTGGCCTGCTACGTTTCT ctCCAAGCTCCACCGGCTCGGAACCCGAGGGGGCCGAGGGACGCGCTCTCACCTACGACGACGTCGTCGGTGGAACCAAACACTTCCACCACGACTTGAAGATCGCAGCGGGCAGTCTTTCAGACACATACAAAGGCACGTTGGGAGCTGAAACGTTTGTTGTCAAGCGGTTTAAAACG GGGAATGATCCGTCGTGGAAAGAACGATGGGATTCATTTACCGGAGACACAGAAGTGCATCACTT GTTTCAGCATCCAAACATCTTAAATCTGTTGGGCTGTTTCTTGGAGGACGGAAACCACTGTGTGGTCTACCCCTATCTCCCCAACGGATCTCTGCATCAAAGACTACACGACCTG CAGCCGGCCCAACCCCTGTCCTGGCAGCAGCGTCTCTCCGTCATCAAAGGGGCCGCCAAGGGGCTCCACCACCTGCACACGGCGCCGCTTCAACCCCTCATCTGTGGCAACATCaccag CGCCCATGTCCTGCTGGACCACGCCCTGCGGCCCCAGCTCTCCAACGTGGGCCTATCCCGTCTGCGCCCGCCGCCCTCCCGCCAGACCACCGCCCTCAGCACCCAGAGTATCCACGGCAACCTGGGTTACCTGCCCCCGGAGTTCATCCGCCACGACGGGAAGCCGTCCTGCAGCCTGGACGTGTACAGCTTCGGCATG GTCATGATGGAGACAATCACAGGCCGCAAGGTGGTGGAGGAAACACCGAAACGATCACTCCTG AGGGACCTGCTGAGCTTGGAGCGGGATGACAGCGGCGGCAGCGTGGACTCATGCGTGCGCTTCCTGGACGGGGAGGCGGGGTCCTGGCCGTACCCAACCGCCCGCAGCCTGCTGCGCCTCGCTCTGGACTGCACCGCCGGGCGCCCCCGGAACCGGCCCTGCATGGACACC GTGCTTCGGGAGTTGAGCCAGCTGCTGCCGGTGCCCAGCCTGCTGTCCTCGGCCCCCCCGCCGTTCAGCGCCGACGGCGGACGAGACCCCCACTACAGGGAGCCGGGTCTCCCCTtgacctcccaccccccctcgaccccacccccgccgccgccacctccgtcgccgccgccgccgccgctccagTCCCACCCTCCGTCCGAAGACGGGTACGACGACGGCAGCTACGTGGCCTCCGGCCTCGGCCCGGACTCGGCCAAGCCGCTGCCCCGCGAGTTCAGCCAATCGGAGCTGATCTTCTGGAGCAGCTGTGAGGACACCCCGGGGCGCCACGAGACGGGCGGCGACCTGATGGCTCCGGCGCCGGGCCGGCTGACGGAGGCCAGGGTCggggcggtggaggtggaggggggggcggcggcggcggcggcggtggattTGTACAACAGCTGGCCCGTTCAGTGCAGCTGCCAGGCGGACTCTGGGGAGCTGGGCTGCGAGGACTGCAGGGCAAACGGGTTCACGCTGGAGCACTCGGACACGCCGCCAT TTTCGGAAGCGGCGTGCTACAGCTCGTGGAACGTCGTGGAGAACCCGGCCAAACAGACGCTCAGGGCCAAACTGGCACTGTACAACGAGGGCGTGCTGAACACGGAGGaactggtgtctctctga
- the irak3 gene encoding interleukin-1 receptor-associated kinase 3 isoform X4, translating into MTRPMDKMDRTTFLYNVPPSLIEHLCKIIDSGDDQFGWRGLDQCRRPTDDLPVSRGHFSPPVKCEESDQLDESFLHQVGLLRFSPSSTGSEPEGAEGRALTYDDVVGGTKHFHHDLKIAAGSLSDTYKGTLGAETFVVKRFKTGNDPSWKERWDSFTGDTEVHHLFQHPNILNLLGCFLEDGNHCVVYPYLPNGSLHQRLHDLQPAQPLSWQQRLSVIKGAAKGLHHLHTAPLQPLICGNITSAHVLLDHALRPQLSNVGLSRLRPPPSRQTTALSTQSIHGNLGYLPPEFIRHDGKPSCSLDVYSFGMVMMETITGRKVVEETPKRSLLRDLLSLERDDSGGSVDSCVRFLDGEAGSWPYPTARSLLRLALDCTAGRPRNRPCMDTVLRELSQLLPVPSLLSSAPPPFSADGGRDPHYREPGLPLTSHPPSTPPPPPPPPSPPPPPLQSHPPSEDGYDDGSYVASGLGPDSAKPLPREFSQSELIFWSSCEDTPGRHETGGDLMAPAPGRLTEARVGAVEVEGGAAAAAAVDLYNSWPVQCSCQADSGELGCEDCRANGFTLEHSDTPPFSEAACYSSWNVVENPAKQTLRAKLALYNEGVLNTEELVSL; encoded by the exons ATGACCAGACCCATGGACAAAATGGACCGTACCACTTTCCTGTACAACGTGCCGCCCAGCCTCATCGAGCACTTGTGCAAAATCATCGACAGCGGGGACGACCAGTTCGGCTGGCGCGGATTAG ATCAGTGTAGAAGGCCGACGGACGATCTACCGGTGTCACGTGGGCACTTTTCACCGCCTGTAAAATGCGAG GAATCCGATCAACTGGACGAGAGCTTTCTCCATCAAGTTGGCCTGCTACGTTTCT ctCCAAGCTCCACCGGCTCGGAACCCGAGGGGGCCGAGGGACGCGCTCTCACCTACGACGACGTCGTCGGTGGAACCAAACACTTCCACCACGACTTGAAGATCGCAGCGGGCAGTCTTTCAGACACATACAAAGGCACGTTGGGAGCTGAAACGTTTGTTGTCAAGCGGTTTAAAACG GGGAATGATCCGTCGTGGAAAGAACGATGGGATTCATTTACCGGAGACACAGAAGTGCATCACTT GTTTCAGCATCCAAACATCTTAAATCTGTTGGGCTGTTTCTTGGAGGACGGAAACCACTGTGTGGTCTACCCCTATCTCCCCAACGGATCTCTGCATCAAAGACTACACGACCTG CAGCCGGCCCAACCCCTGTCCTGGCAGCAGCGTCTCTCCGTCATCAAAGGGGCCGCCAAGGGGCTCCACCACCTGCACACGGCGCCGCTTCAACCCCTCATCTGTGGCAACATCaccag CGCCCATGTCCTGCTGGACCACGCCCTGCGGCCCCAGCTCTCCAACGTGGGCCTATCCCGTCTGCGCCCGCCGCCCTCCCGCCAGACCACCGCCCTCAGCACCCAGAGTATCCACGGCAACCTGGGTTACCTGCCCCCGGAGTTCATCCGCCACGACGGGAAGCCGTCCTGCAGCCTGGACGTGTACAGCTTCGGCATG GTCATGATGGAGACAATCACAGGCCGCAAGGTGGTGGAGGAAACACCGAAACGATCACTCCTG AGGGACCTGCTGAGCTTGGAGCGGGATGACAGCGGCGGCAGCGTGGACTCATGCGTGCGCTTCCTGGACGGGGAGGCGGGGTCCTGGCCGTACCCAACCGCCCGCAGCCTGCTGCGCCTCGCTCTGGACTGCACCGCCGGGCGCCCCCGGAACCGGCCCTGCATGGACACC GTGCTTCGGGAGTTGAGCCAGCTGCTGCCGGTGCCCAGCCTGCTGTCCTCGGCCCCCCCGCCGTTCAGCGCCGACGGCGGACGAGACCCCCACTACAGGGAGCCGGGTCTCCCCTtgacctcccaccccccctcgaccccacccccgccgccgccacctccgtcgccgccgccgccgccgctccagTCCCACCCTCCGTCCGAAGACGGGTACGACGACGGCAGCTACGTGGCCTCCGGCCTCGGCCCGGACTCGGCCAAGCCGCTGCCCCGCGAGTTCAGCCAATCGGAGCTGATCTTCTGGAGCAGCTGTGAGGACACCCCGGGGCGCCACGAGACGGGCGGCGACCTGATGGCTCCGGCGCCGGGCCGGCTGACGGAGGCCAGGGTCggggcggtggaggtggaggggggggcggcggcggcggcggcggtggattTGTACAACAGCTGGCCCGTTCAGTGCAGCTGCCAGGCGGACTCTGGGGAGCTGGGCTGCGAGGACTGCAGGGCAAACGGGTTCACGCTGGAGCACTCGGACACGCCGCCAT TTTCGGAAGCGGCGTGCTACAGCTCGTGGAACGTCGTGGAGAACCCGGCCAAACAGACGCTCAGGGCCAAACTGGCACTGTACAACGAGGGCGTGCTGAACACGGAGGaactggtgtctctctga
- the irak3 gene encoding interleukin-1 receptor-associated kinase 3 isoform X3, whose protein sequence is MTRPMDKMDRTTFLYNVPPSLIEHLCKIIDSGDDQFGWRGLAARIVPSWLEVRRAERLEAAGRSPARELLWTWAQQNPTVADLVRVLEDMGHHWALQLFVQPDQCRRPTDDLPVSRGHFSPPVKCEESDQLDESFLHQVGLLRFSPSSTGSEPEGAEGRALTYDDVVGGTKHFHHDLKIAAGSLSDTYKGTLGAETFVVKRFKTGNDPSWKERWDSFTGDTEVHHLFQHPNILNLLGCFLEDGNHCVVYPYLPNGSLHQRLHDLQPAQPLSWQQRLSVIKGAAKGLHHLHTAPLQPLICGNITSAHVLLDHALRPQLSNVGLSRLRPPPSRQTTALSTQSIHGNLGYLPPEFIRHDGKPSCSLDVYSFGMVMMETITGRKVVEETPKRSLLRDLLSLERDDSGGSVDSCVRFLDGEAGSWPYPTARSLLRLALDCTAGRPRNRPCMDTVLRELSQLLPVPSLLSSAPPPFSADGGRDPHYREPGLPLTSHPPSTPPPPPPPPSPPPPPLQSHPPSEDGYDDGSYVASGLGPDSAKPLPREFSQSELIFWSSCEDTPGRHETGGDLMAPAPGRLTEARVGAVEVEGGAAAAAAVDLYNSWPVQCSCQADSGELGCEDCRANGFTLEHSDTPPFSEAACYSSWNVVENPAKQTLRAKLALYNEGVLNTEELVSL, encoded by the exons ATGACCAGACCCATGGACAAAATGGACCGTACCACTTTCCTGTACAACGTGCCGCCCAGCCTCATCGAGCACTTGTGCAAAATCATCGACAGCGGGGACGACCAGTTCGGCTGGCGCGGATTAG CCGCGCGCATCGTGCCGAGCTGGCTCGAGGTGCGGCGCGCGGAGCGGCTCGAGGCGGCGGGCAGGAGCCCCGCGCGGGAGCTGCTGTGGACGTGGGCTCAGCAGAACCCGACCGTGGCGGACCTCGTCCGGGTGCTGGAGGACATGGGACACCACTGGGCGCTGCAGCTTTTTGTCCAGCCAG ATCAGTGTAGAAGGCCGACGGACGATCTACCGGTGTCACGTGGGCACTTTTCACCGCCTGTAAAATGCGAG GAATCCGATCAACTGGACGAGAGCTTTCTCCATCAAGTTGGCCTGCTACGTTTCT ctCCAAGCTCCACCGGCTCGGAACCCGAGGGGGCCGAGGGACGCGCTCTCACCTACGACGACGTCGTCGGTGGAACCAAACACTTCCACCACGACTTGAAGATCGCAGCGGGCAGTCTTTCAGACACATACAAAGGCACGTTGGGAGCTGAAACGTTTGTTGTCAAGCGGTTTAAAACG GGGAATGATCCGTCGTGGAAAGAACGATGGGATTCATTTACCGGAGACACAGAAGTGCATCACTT GTTTCAGCATCCAAACATCTTAAATCTGTTGGGCTGTTTCTTGGAGGACGGAAACCACTGTGTGGTCTACCCCTATCTCCCCAACGGATCTCTGCATCAAAGACTACACGACCTG CAGCCGGCCCAACCCCTGTCCTGGCAGCAGCGTCTCTCCGTCATCAAAGGGGCCGCCAAGGGGCTCCACCACCTGCACACGGCGCCGCTTCAACCCCTCATCTGTGGCAACATCaccag CGCCCATGTCCTGCTGGACCACGCCCTGCGGCCCCAGCTCTCCAACGTGGGCCTATCCCGTCTGCGCCCGCCGCCCTCCCGCCAGACCACCGCCCTCAGCACCCAGAGTATCCACGGCAACCTGGGTTACCTGCCCCCGGAGTTCATCCGCCACGACGGGAAGCCGTCCTGCAGCCTGGACGTGTACAGCTTCGGCATG GTCATGATGGAGACAATCACAGGCCGCAAGGTGGTGGAGGAAACACCGAAACGATCACTCCTG AGGGACCTGCTGAGCTTGGAGCGGGATGACAGCGGCGGCAGCGTGGACTCATGCGTGCGCTTCCTGGACGGGGAGGCGGGGTCCTGGCCGTACCCAACCGCCCGCAGCCTGCTGCGCCTCGCTCTGGACTGCACCGCCGGGCGCCCCCGGAACCGGCCCTGCATGGACACC GTGCTTCGGGAGTTGAGCCAGCTGCTGCCGGTGCCCAGCCTGCTGTCCTCGGCCCCCCCGCCGTTCAGCGCCGACGGCGGACGAGACCCCCACTACAGGGAGCCGGGTCTCCCCTtgacctcccaccccccctcgaccccacccccgccgccgccacctccgtcgccgccgccgccgccgctccagTCCCACCCTCCGTCCGAAGACGGGTACGACGACGGCAGCTACGTGGCCTCCGGCCTCGGCCCGGACTCGGCCAAGCCGCTGCCCCGCGAGTTCAGCCAATCGGAGCTGATCTTCTGGAGCAGCTGTGAGGACACCCCGGGGCGCCACGAGACGGGCGGCGACCTGATGGCTCCGGCGCCGGGCCGGCTGACGGAGGCCAGGGTCggggcggtggaggtggaggggggggcggcggcggcggcggcggtggattTGTACAACAGCTGGCCCGTTCAGTGCAGCTGCCAGGCGGACTCTGGGGAGCTGGGCTGCGAGGACTGCAGGGCAAACGGGTTCACGCTGGAGCACTCGGACACGCCGCCAT TTTCGGAAGCGGCGTGCTACAGCTCGTGGAACGTCGTGGAGAACCCGGCCAAACAGACGCTCAGGGCCAAACTGGCACTGTACAACGAGGGCGTGCTGAACACGGAGGaactggtgtctctctga
- the irak3 gene encoding interleukin-1 receptor-associated kinase 3 isoform X2 encodes MTRPMDKMDRTTFLYNVPPSLIEHLCKIIDSGDDQFGWRGLAARIVPSWLEVRRAERLEAAGRSPARELLWTWAQQNPTVADLVRVLEDMGHHWALQLFVQPGESLYYDQCRRPTDDLPVSRGHFSPPVKCEESDQLDESFLHQVGLLRFSPSSTGSEPEGAEGRALTYDDVVGGTKHFHHDLKIAAGSLSDTYKGTLGAETFVVKRFKTGNDPSWKERWDSFTGDTEVHHLFQHPNILNLLGCFLEDGNHCVVYPYLPNGSLHQRLHDLPAQPLSWQQRLSVIKGAAKGLHHLHTAPLQPLICGNITSAHVLLDHALRPQLSNVGLSRLRPPPSRQTTALSTQSIHGNLGYLPPEFIRHDGKPSCSLDVYSFGMVMMETITGRKVVEETPKRSLLRDLLSLERDDSGGSVDSCVRFLDGEAGSWPYPTARSLLRLALDCTAGRPRNRPCMDTVLRELSQLLPVPSLLSSAPPPFSADGGRDPHYREPGLPLTSHPPSTPPPPPPPPSPPPPPLQSHPPSEDGYDDGSYVASGLGPDSAKPLPREFSQSELIFWSSCEDTPGRHETGGDLMAPAPGRLTEARVGAVEVEGGAAAAAAVDLYNSWPVQCSCQADSGELGCEDCRANGFTLEHSDTPPFSEAACYSSWNVVENPAKQTLRAKLALYNEGVLNTEELVSL; translated from the exons ATGACCAGACCCATGGACAAAATGGACCGTACCACTTTCCTGTACAACGTGCCGCCCAGCCTCATCGAGCACTTGTGCAAAATCATCGACAGCGGGGACGACCAGTTCGGCTGGCGCGGATTAG CCGCGCGCATCGTGCCGAGCTGGCTCGAGGTGCGGCGCGCGGAGCGGCTCGAGGCGGCGGGCAGGAGCCCCGCGCGGGAGCTGCTGTGGACGTGGGCTCAGCAGAACCCGACCGTGGCGGACCTCGTCCGGGTGCTGGAGGACATGGGACACCACTGGGCGCTGCAGCTTTTTGTCCAGCCAGGTGAATCACTATACTACG ATCAGTGTAGAAGGCCGACGGACGATCTACCGGTGTCACGTGGGCACTTTTCACCGCCTGTAAAATGCGAG GAATCCGATCAACTGGACGAGAGCTTTCTCCATCAAGTTGGCCTGCTACGTTTCT ctCCAAGCTCCACCGGCTCGGAACCCGAGGGGGCCGAGGGACGCGCTCTCACCTACGACGACGTCGTCGGTGGAACCAAACACTTCCACCACGACTTGAAGATCGCAGCGGGCAGTCTTTCAGACACATACAAAGGCACGTTGGGAGCTGAAACGTTTGTTGTCAAGCGGTTTAAAACG GGGAATGATCCGTCGTGGAAAGAACGATGGGATTCATTTACCGGAGACACAGAAGTGCATCACTT GTTTCAGCATCCAAACATCTTAAATCTGTTGGGCTGTTTCTTGGAGGACGGAAACCACTGTGTGGTCTACCCCTATCTCCCCAACGGATCTCTGCATCAAAGACTACACGACCTG CCGGCCCAACCCCTGTCCTGGCAGCAGCGTCTCTCCGTCATCAAAGGGGCCGCCAAGGGGCTCCACCACCTGCACACGGCGCCGCTTCAACCCCTCATCTGTGGCAACATCaccag CGCCCATGTCCTGCTGGACCACGCCCTGCGGCCCCAGCTCTCCAACGTGGGCCTATCCCGTCTGCGCCCGCCGCCCTCCCGCCAGACCACCGCCCTCAGCACCCAGAGTATCCACGGCAACCTGGGTTACCTGCCCCCGGAGTTCATCCGCCACGACGGGAAGCCGTCCTGCAGCCTGGACGTGTACAGCTTCGGCATG GTCATGATGGAGACAATCACAGGCCGCAAGGTGGTGGAGGAAACACCGAAACGATCACTCCTG AGGGACCTGCTGAGCTTGGAGCGGGATGACAGCGGCGGCAGCGTGGACTCATGCGTGCGCTTCCTGGACGGGGAGGCGGGGTCCTGGCCGTACCCAACCGCCCGCAGCCTGCTGCGCCTCGCTCTGGACTGCACCGCCGGGCGCCCCCGGAACCGGCCCTGCATGGACACC GTGCTTCGGGAGTTGAGCCAGCTGCTGCCGGTGCCCAGCCTGCTGTCCTCGGCCCCCCCGCCGTTCAGCGCCGACGGCGGACGAGACCCCCACTACAGGGAGCCGGGTCTCCCCTtgacctcccaccccccctcgaccccacccccgccgccgccacctccgtcgccgccgccgccgccgctccagTCCCACCCTCCGTCCGAAGACGGGTACGACGACGGCAGCTACGTGGCCTCCGGCCTCGGCCCGGACTCGGCCAAGCCGCTGCCCCGCGAGTTCAGCCAATCGGAGCTGATCTTCTGGAGCAGCTGTGAGGACACCCCGGGGCGCCACGAGACGGGCGGCGACCTGATGGCTCCGGCGCCGGGCCGGCTGACGGAGGCCAGGGTCggggcggtggaggtggaggggggggcggcggcggcggcggcggtggattTGTACAACAGCTGGCCCGTTCAGTGCAGCTGCCAGGCGGACTCTGGGGAGCTGGGCTGCGAGGACTGCAGGGCAAACGGGTTCACGCTGGAGCACTCGGACACGCCGCCAT TTTCGGAAGCGGCGTGCTACAGCTCGTGGAACGTCGTGGAGAACCCGGCCAAACAGACGCTCAGGGCCAAACTGGCACTGTACAACGAGGGCGTGCTGAACACGGAGGaactggtgtctctctga